The stretch of DNA GCCTGCTGGTTGCCCTGGTGAATTTTCTCAAGCGCGCGAGCGAGTGGTTCGCCCTTCCCGATGACATCCCTGGCGTCGGCGTCGGCGACGTATTCGCGGTACCGGGAAATCGCGAGCACGAAGATCATCACGACGAACTGGACGATGTTCCCGACGACGACCGCGAGGAAGAAATCCGCGAGGTCGTTCTCACCAGTAAACAACACGATGTACTGCGCAACGATAGCGACGATGGATGCGATGCCTTGACCGAGTTGCATCGTGATGACGTCGCGATTGTCGATATGGGCGAGTTCGTGGGCAATGACGCCTTCGAGCTCGCTTCGGTCAAGCAGTTGAATGAGTTCCTGAGAGATGACCACGGTTCCGTTTCCACGGCGACCGACCGCGAACGCATTCGGAACGCCCATACTGGCGATTTTCAACGACGGTTTCTTCATGCCCTTCTCTCGACAGACGCGCTCAACGAACTGATGAATCTCTGCGTATTGGGTCTCAGGCAGGTCTTCGGCCCCGACGCTCCGTAACGCGGCCCACTTGCCCACTTTATACTGGATTCCGATCAAGAGGATGCTGCCGACGATGGCAATCGGGAGGATGCCCTCGCCGAACGCGACCATCGCTGCGGCGACGGCCACGAGGTAGAACCCCGCGAGAAGTGCACCGACGAGGGCCATCCGTATTTTGAGTCCAAAATTTCGCATGTAAGTTATGTTGTAGAGGTGGTCTCGGGGGTGTACGCAGTTTCGGCGCTGGTTGGTTCATCAACCCGATTCAGTCTCCGGGTGACGATCGTTCGATTGAGTCCGGCCGTCAATCCTCTAACGGGCCTGCAGTTCGCGGTGGATCTTTGCATATGTGTGTGATTAGTCAATCGCGTTACGTTCTCGATCAGTGAGGCTAACCAAGAGCTGCCCGTCGCTGTGAACCGAGACGACACACTCGGAGAGAACGAACTTGACCACTCCAGTAGATGCTGTCGACGCTCCGTCAGCATCCCCGAACAGTTGACTGAGCGCGAACGCATGCGCCCGGTCGTAGCGGGAGGCGACTGCCGAGCGGGCATCGCCGGTAACGGTTGACACTGCATCGGTGACGGCTTCGTAGAGGGGTGTCTCATTGCCCCAGCGAGCCAGGTAGCTGCCGTGCCACGATGCTGCCAGTTCGTCAGCGGGCCGAGATTCGTCGGTCATTGTGTATTCGGGCGCTCCGGTTTGCGCCACGGGCCTTACTGAACGTTCGGTAAGTATCAATCTTTCCCCCTCATCTCACGGTAGAGTAGGTCGCCTCAAACCAAGCAACTCTTCAGCCACAATTTTCCATCTGCCAACTATACGGCTTAAAACTAATTCACTCGGATATATAGTGGATCTTATTATGCCTTTGGGAGTGGCCTTTCCAGTTAGACGAAGAGTTTAATGCCTACCGAACGTTTAGTCAGTAGTATGGGACAAGTCTCGCTCAGAAACAATCCACTACTTGCTGCACTCCTGGGAACAGTAGTCACCGGACTTGGCCACTTCTACCTCCGCCGCTGGCTGAGAGCGCTTGGATGGCTAGGACTCACCGTAGCTGCTTCAGTTCTGTTCGTCCCCGAGTCAACGATATCCGCGCTTAGTTCGGGTACGCTAACCGATCCATTCTCGATTCCATTCTCGATAGTCCTGATCAGTGCCGCTAGTGCCCTTGACGCGTATCTCATCGCGAAAGTTAGAAGACAAACCGAAAGATTCCAAGCAAACAATACTGTCGGGTCAGCAGGGGCTGAAGAATCTCCAGCCTGTCCTGCCTGCGGAAAACCGGTCGATCCCGATCTCGGATTCTGTCACTGGTGTACAACCGAATTCAACGTTGTCGACGTCTCCAAACTAGAACGGATCGACGAGAATCAATCGAACTGACAATGACTTCTGATTCACCCAAACAGCACTGGAGCACCGGCGAAGAAGAGATTATGGAAGCCACCTATCGAGCACTACTCAAGCACGGTTACGCCGACCTGTCGATCTCCCGAATCGCCGACGAACTCGATAAATCGAAGGCTGCTATCTACTACCATTACGACACGAAAGACGACCTTCTGGTCGCGTTTCTCGAGTTCG from Halolamina sediminis encodes:
- a CDS encoding M48 family metallopeptidase, which codes for MALVGALLAGFYLVAVAAAMVAFGEGILPIAIVGSILLIGIQYKVGKWAALRSVGAEDLPETQYAEIHQFVERVCREKGMKKPSLKIASMGVPNAFAVGRRGNGTVVISQELIQLLDRSELEGVIAHELAHIDNRDVITMQLGQGIASIVAIVAQYIVLFTGENDLADFFLAVVVGNIVQFVVMIFVLAISRYREYVADADARDVIGKGEPLARALEKIHQGNQQAQQSAGRAQRSPGSANRRGRGRGRQRSRDASVDQQVSALCISSSDRGFLQQIVSTHPPMEKRIQRLRS
- a CDS encoding HalOD1 output domain-containing protein, with product MTDESRPADELAASWHGSYLARWGNETPLYEAVTDAVSTVTGDARSAVASRYDRAHAFALSQLFGDADGASTASTGVVKFVLSECVVSVHSDGQLLVSLTDRERNAID
- a CDS encoding zinc ribbon domain-containing protein is translated as MGQVSLRNNPLLAALLGTVVTGLGHFYLRRWLRALGWLGLTVAASVLFVPESTISALSSGTLTDPFSIPFSIVLISAASALDAYLIAKVRRQTERFQANNTVGSAGAEESPACPACGKPVDPDLGFCHWCTTEFNVVDVSKLERIDENQSN